In Alteribacter lacisalsi, a genomic segment contains:
- a CDS encoding GNAT family N-acetyltransferase produces the protein MKKKGMEREADESIGVREEARAVEERIIVVPANKASWEDLEAVLGSARCHGAPCYCQRFKISYNDWSLTDDQERAFMLRAQTDCGNPESNTTSGLVAYLDQEPVGWCAVEPRTAYKKLRSSPVPWSGRDEDKNDNSVMAISCFIVRKGYRRRKITYALAKASISFARKRRAHAIEGYPMRTVPGKDIPWGELHVGSRNAFIAAGFREVSAPTKRRVVMRIDFK, from the coding sequence ATGAAGAAAAAAGGAATGGAGCGGGAGGCAGATGAGTCAATAGGTGTGAGAGAGGAGGCAAGAGCAGTGGAAGAGCGAATCATAGTCGTGCCGGCTAACAAAGCATCGTGGGAGGATCTGGAAGCTGTACTCGGGTCGGCGCGCTGCCACGGTGCCCCATGCTACTGTCAACGATTTAAAATCTCTTATAATGACTGGAGCCTGACTGATGATCAAGAACGGGCCTTTATGCTTCGGGCACAGACAGACTGCGGAAACCCCGAGTCTAACACAACCAGCGGGCTTGTCGCATATTTAGACCAGGAACCTGTCGGCTGGTGCGCGGTGGAACCGAGAACAGCCTACAAAAAACTCAGGTCCAGTCCGGTTCCGTGGTCGGGACGGGATGAGGACAAAAACGATAACAGCGTCATGGCCATTTCCTGCTTCATTGTGCGAAAGGGTTACCGGAGGCGTAAGATTACCTACGCTTTAGCAAAAGCATCCATATCGTTCGCCCGGAAAAGGCGAGCACACGCCATTGAAGGATATCCCATGAGGACGGTGCCTGGAAAAGACATCCCGTGGGGCGAACTTCATGTGGGAAGCCGCAATGCCTTTATAGCAGCTGGCTTTCGTGAAGTGTCTGCACCTACTAAACGCAGAGTTGTGATGCGGATAGATTTTAAATGA